Sequence from the Zeugodacus cucurbitae isolate PBARC_wt_2022May chromosome 2, idZeuCucr1.2, whole genome shotgun sequence genome:
GCTCTATGTATACTTGCGGCGATTACCTATTGGTGCACGATGACTTACTGAAAGACCGACAAATAGCTTTCATATACTACTTATCACCTTGGGAGAATGCGGAACAGTGGCGTGAAGAACAAGGAGGTTGTTTGGAACTCTTCAACAGTGATGAACATGGTTTTCCATTATTCCCCGTGAAGCGAAAAATTTCACCTAAAAATAACCAATTTGCCTTTTTCAAAGTCGGCGCGCGTTCATTTCATCAAGTAGGCGAAGTCACATCGTTCGACTATCCACGTCTTACTATAAACGGCTGGTTCCATGGCGCGTCTAATGATGACTTAATCGCCGATATAATGCGTCCATTTGAAAAACAAGAATTCACAACACCCGTAAATAAGCTACCCATCAATATCAGTGAACTCTTAAACGAGGTATACTTGAAAGCGCAAACCAaaaaaagcatacaaaaacGCATCGAAGACAATTCGGAGATTTGTTTATACGAGTTTTTAAGGCGTGAAATTTTCGAACAAGCGCTCGAACAGTTATTGCACGATGATACATTGAAATGGCGTCGCGAAGGACCAGCGAATGCGCACAATTACGAAGTGCTCGAATTGGATACGGCCAATAATGCGATATCACGTttgatttcacttttttcaagcACCGAAATGTTTGCCTTACTACGTGACTACACCGATCTGGACTTGGCTGGACCAAATGCAGCTGAGCCAACATATAATCTGCAGCTACAACGTTGGTCACACGGCAACTACACGGTGCTCGGTGACGGCGCCATATGCGAGGAGAACACATTGGACTTAATCTATTACCTTAATGCAAGTGAAGGCGCTGCTATTGTTACCTATCTCTCGCCTGAAGCGGATGAACCGCTGCCAAAGCAACGAAATGCAGGTTCAGATTATGATGATATGGATTTCGATGAAGAGGACGATGACTCTGTACTCTTAACAATTACACCAGTGGATAATGCGCTGAATATTGTTTATCGTTGTGAAGGCACGACGAAGTTTACCAAATATGTCTCGCGTAATACGCCGCTGGAAAGAGGGCCGGTCTACGTGATTTCTTGCAGTTACAAAGAATAGTGCAGAGCGCTAATCAACGATTTCTAAGCGACGACGCACAATTATCTTTAGTCATATGAATTATCGATATGATAACAGTAATTATATTTCTGTTGTACAACAAATGTTTTGTGTGTTGTGTTACATTGAAAGAATGGCACATAGTACCGTATAACGGTGCATGAAAATCATAATGCAGCATGCAAGAACTCTTGAAAGCAAGCAAAACACAGTTTATACCTcctattaattattttgttaaaatttaattatttaatgcagaaataataaaataaaaatgtattagttGTTCCAAATGaccaaattatttgtttgagtGTGACGAAATTCCATTTTATATGCGGAAAATGGTTTGTATTttcattccaaaaataaaaaaaaaattacataaataaaaaagtgaaaaaaatatttaaaaagtgaaaatattttttttttgaaaagtgaaaataattttttatttaaaaaattaaatttaaatacttctACTTCCCTGTGTTGCAtttatattgttaaataaacCGTTATTCAAAAGTGAAATTCAAGCGTGATACTTAACTTTGCTTAATATTTTCCAGATAAATATCGTCTCTTTGCCTCCATGGCTTTCATGATTGTGGTCATTATTGTTGGTGTGCCTATGTGGTGGAAGACAACTGAAGTGTACaggtaaattaaattatatacataaattttatatattattaataacaatatattttttttttgcaaaaatttcataACAGAGTCAACCTACCATCAGCGGACATCTTGAGTTTGAGCGACAAACCGATAGAAATCGCTACCAAGATAGCCATATTCACATTTGAAAAGTCACGCGGTGAACTGCTAGTCAAAGAGTTGACGGAAGCTTATGCCAATAACGGTATATTTTCACTTCATTTATAATATCAGAATTTCTCCAATATGTTTCTTACATTACAGAGCTATGGCATCCACAATTTGTACAAATTGCGCCATTTGAACAATCGCTGCATACCAAAACTCCCGCTAGTCTGGAGAATATATTGCTGAAAGCGGAAGAAATTAAAGCGGGAGATTTCATCTTCATTGAATGGCCAAAATTGCAAGAAGAAGTTTTGCTCACAGCCGAGCGTTCCGCGCTGATAAGGAGTGATACCTGTATGTTTTCCTTAGAAATTTTATTCTTACTGACTACATTTATTTACTCCTTACTTCGCTTAATTACAGCTTCTACACGTATTAAGCAGGTCATAAATCTACTTTTACTCCAAACTCATCGCATTCAGCAGATACTTAACGAGAACCACCGACAAGCGGTCAAGAGTGAAGCGCCACAGACTGAGTATGATGTCGTGGTTTCGATATTGAATCCACGCCCGGATATAATGAATGCCAAATGGAATGTGCGCATGGCTGTGGAGAGTAAGtagacaaaattaattaattttttattaatttattaacaatttgcCTTCCAATTAACTTCTTAGCCTACATTGCGCCATTTCTGAAGGAAGTCTCACAAATATCCAATTATACGCTCACCACACAATGGAAATACCAACTCCCCTTTGAAGCTGACTTAAAGCAAGTGCGCGATAGCTCTAAAATAGGTCGTCATTACGCTTTGGGCGAGGCCGATTTACCGCACATAATTACGTCGATTGAAAAGAATCTTGGCGTTGGCATCACAGCCAAGCCGGCAATTAATTTAGTGGTTTACATAACACCCTGTGACATTGCGCCCGTGCACATTTACAATCGCCAGAACAGGCAAGCCACACGCCAGAAGGTGGACTCATTCATTTCGCCCAAATGGGGTGGCATTATCATTGCCAATCCGCCAATCGAGGCTTGTCTGTCCTACAACACGGCACAACAGCCGGTCGAATTTTACGTGAATACCAATGACGTCATGCAAATTATGTTGTATCAACTGCAGAAGCTCTTGGACATCAATGCGGAGGTGCGGCactaacaattaaaatatattttttcaatcaatATTTACGTAATTGCATTTTCAGTTCAACTTAGAGGGCGTCAAAACGGTGGCTTTGGAGCAGACAGCGCCACGTCGTTGGGAATACGAGGCTTATATACGCCGTAGCGTAGTAATGCACATCGCGACCGCAAGCAATACACTGCAGAGCCTCATCAAGCTGCTGGGTAAGTGTTTCCCAATTCATAATATAACGGTACCTGAAAATAACGCTACTTTATATCTTCTACAGACAACATCAGTTACATTGTTATCAATGACGACGTGGGCGAGTCCATAAATGACGCGTATAAAAAATTGCTCTTGGCCAAGCAGGCGCTTGCTGCCGGCAATCTCTTGGCTGCTTCCGATTATGCACGCACTGCCTTTGCCGCTTCGGAGCATGCCTTCTTCGATGCCAGTCTATTGGCGCAGTTATACTTTCCCGATGAACAAAAATATGCCATTTACATTCCATTGTTCCTGCCCATTATGGTGCCGGTGATCACGTCGTTCACAATGATTCGTAAACTGCTGACGAAATTGCGAAATGCAGAAAATCGCTTGATCTAACTGTAATTAATTgatatgtacgtttgtatgtactgcttttgtatgtatgtcatttAGCTACAAATTCATGGtagtattattaatttatagacTGTAATGATTTCGCTGATAATATTgagtaaaaaaacaatttcgtaTAAATAGTATGTGTTTTAATCAAACTTAAATCTTATTGATGGAGCTTGATTCAAACTTTTATGGCGCTCTCCTAAAGGCAGGTTTTTAATAACAACTGGGAAAGGTTAGAACGATATTTTGGATGCAGGATAACTGTTAAAATACCTGAAACATTGTTTAAAGGGTGCTTCTTATTCCAAAGAATTCAAGCCAAtatccaaaaaattaatatacactTAATAATAATGCATCAACTTACCAAAGATCGCTCAACACTTCGAACTATTGTGGTAAAAGTTATTAGACCTTTTATTGGAGTAGCAATGGACTGGTAAGGGTTATAGGAGCGTTTTAGGAAGTTAACAGAAGAAGTTAATTTCGCGATCCTAAAATCATATCCATccccagcattaacaacacaacaatgtcagcctcgaaattcaacgcagaatcactcttgccaacaggtgctactttggactgagtaggctattgaaaagtaaagtcctctctcgaagaACCAAAACCAGACCAGTTTAGAAGTCCCTCATCGTTCTCGTCTCACTTCATGGAGTTTTCGCCGTcattgacataattcagcgaatatGGCAGCGGCTCCGCAGTCTAGGGCCTGTTGTCCGAATAGATTCCAGCtttaaaagtgttcgatgcagtactcgctggtgAAAACAGAGGAAAAGGAACACCTCCACTCCATCGGAAAAACCAGGTGGAAAGGACCTGGTTCTTCTTGGTATTTCCATTGATATTCCTAGGAGAAGTTTTTgtctcaaaaaattaatttcgataaTCTTTTAAATTGAGGGCACTTCTCTCAAATGATTTCGGGATCATTTCAGTTATGTCCCTCGATTATCTTTAGTGTTCTACATATTTGACGAAGTTCTGCGGTGCGATACATAGAGTAGGCATATTGTCGATCCTCTTTACAAAAAAGAAGTACAAAAATCAGATTTCGGTCTAGAAAAACCTTAAGTTCTTGGTGGACATTAAGCATTTTGCCATTTCAAACACCCATCCTTCAAGATCATTAGGCTAAATATAAAATCCACAAAAACTACAACTCAATACATTAACGGGCTAATACTCCCGGACATATGATATCACTCTAACACAATATTAAGGCTGTGGGGGAATATCTTTTGTACTTTATAAGCTTCTGCAAACTGATTAAAGCTCTACCCATTGGTAGATAGTAAGTTGTTGTAAACACTGCGAAATATAGTATATTAAACCCTACGTATGTGTATCTACAACGACTGCATTATTTCCGGCACTCTGACGAATTCCAGAATAGTGAGTGATGCGATctccatgtcacagaagcgGTAGTTTACCGATGAGACCATAGGTAGTACATAAAGGTATTTCCTATGCTCACAGTGGTCTGTATGAAGTCCCACTAGTGACATTACACGTTGGGAGGTTTATTACATTTTTGAGCCCTTTGGTGTTGTATCCCCCAGTAGTCCTTTTGCTTGACGCAGACCCGCCGCCCGCAGCCAGTGGCTTTCTCTATTAGCCCATTTCTCCAATCGAAACAATTTCCTGACAGTGAAGGATCCTACTGTTCAAAACTGTAACCATGTCTCTACACACAATCAATCACAAGGCAGGTTAATCTAAATATGATATCCAAAATGCACACCCTTTATATCATTACGCGTGTTATTTTGTTGCTAGAAATCTGCTAGATTTATTTTTTACGACTCTGCAGATCATTAAAACCGCAAATTTGCGCGTTTCATCAAGAATACCAAGATTGGCGATAATAAAAGTACATGGAAGTGTatgtaaattcatttttaattgcaataatttactttttgatttctgcacatttgaaaatttcagtaatTATCACATTAATTAGACGCACGCACCCACACCCATAGACTCTTACATATAAGCTTACAATGTATGGATTTCTCGTATTTTTCGTCTCAACTTTCAATAAGGTTGCCCACTTGAAATCGGCGAAACGCCAGTTTAGCCATCATCGGCAATCATTGATGAGCCACGCTGAGTCTTTGACAGCTTAACAATGATTTtggcgttgttattgttgttgttgcgcataaAGTTCCGCTTCTCTTGCAGTCATAGTGCATGCAgtcgtgtgtgtgcgtgtgttggtgTGAGGTGCCATTTGATGTCAGGGCTATCAACGATAAAAAAATGCCACACTCTGCGCTCGACAAGCTGAGCGATCGATTGAAGATGCCACCACCAAAGCGAAAAGTGCCCCCAGAGTGATGAGGTCGCAGACGCTAAGGCGACGGTGTGTAGAGGAAGCGTGGGAAAACAGCGAATAGGTCAGGTTGGCGCGCTTGCTTGTGTTGTGGCTCTCCTCGCAATTATATGTTTTCTACTTCGTGCCGACAATAACAGTACCAACAataagctacaacaacaacattggttAAAGTAAAGTTAAAAGCACTTAAGAAAAAAACGACagacataaaatttaatatcaaattatattttgtggataataaaaaaataattaaaattaagaatttcgtttattttttatttttagaattcatTGCGGTCTTCTTAATTAAGTAAGGTAaggttttagtaaaaaattagcGAATAGAAGTTATGATTAAATTGAGGGGAACAGCGCTGGATCAGTCTTTCTTGCCCCGACCCTTAAACAGAGGCCGTGAGATCCATAAAATTACCCAACTGGGCTCTTTTTAGAGAAGTCCATCTGTTTCTAATAtaagtggtgtgttcaaaaaataacgggaatttcagaGTCCAATTCAATCCATTGAAACCTTTTTCAATTTCcataaataaagagaaccttaaagggccgtcgtCTTACAGTcatacgagaaatcgttgaAAGAGTCAAAGAGTGTCCCAAAAGTCGAGCTTAGAAAGTGTTTCGACGAAACTTCGCGTTAGTTTTGGAACACACGTATAGAGGCATATAAACGATCAGATGTGTCGCGTGGATTCTTGATGGCTTTTGGATTCTTTTTGGATCGGGAATGTGAGTATTGGATGAAATATGAGAATGTTATGCCAGCCGTTCTGAGCTAGCTTCCTTTACGTCCAGAGATATCTCGAAGCTCATAAAGACATCTTTCAAATGTGTTGTCGGCCTATAGTATATAGTAAATAGTTCACGGTTTCGAGCTTAACCCATCCCTACTTGTGTATTTATGACTCCACGGCGCTGCTGATTTATAGTGTCTTTGCAAAAGACAGATCATGTTCATTTGATGTTAACATTTATCTGTTTGGcatttctttcattatttttcttagTTCAACCATTTCATTAACCGATTGGTATTTCAGCTCCAAGGGCTCATCACTTGTAGTGCcactcaacaacaacacagcgctAACATTTaaccaaattataaatttatttttttttgttaattgcttaattattatttttattcatttatgatCGTCCAAAGGCTGGTGGTAGAGCATCAACAACACGGCCGCAAAACAAGACTGCAGTGAGACTGAAAATTAGTGGCAActgcaaacaaacacacaaaaatatatgctAACTGTAATTTATTACCTGTAACCTGAGCAGTTGTATCTATTAGTTCGCAGCCAGACCCACTAAGCTGGCAACAGTTTCGCCAGAAGCTTCGAGCGCGGCAATAAcactttatattgttgttgttgtggcataaGTATTGGACTTGTTTTGCCTTGACAAagagacaataaaaaatttatttgtacaattaaaaaccggcaaaaatataataataactaaagcaataaattttgtttgctgAAGAAATAGCTCAGCAttagaaatatgtttatatgttaaCGGAAGGTAAGGCAAAACttgaagaaaaaacaacgattttAATTAGTTCGCCGTGGAATTTATATTATGCTGTCAACAATAGCGTTAACCTTTTTTAATGTAATGGCTGACCTACAGATAACCTTTTGACTTATTAGCAGAAGTCAATAGAATGACCCCTAAATTTTGGTATGCTTAGTGAAAAAAGCCTAGCATTTAGTTGATACATCTTTTTTGAGAATATCCTTTAAACCCTTTGCAAATTATTAGAAAGTATCTCTCATTGGCCGAAAATGTGGAACCTTTTACTGAACCACTTAAGAACCTTTCTAGTAAAAGTCCACCATCATCCGTTAGAAGCGgtatagttttatattttatacttctaCTCAAGTTCTCCTTCATTAGAGAAAGCAAGAAGTTTCCGCCTTATAGTTATATATAGTTGCTTTACTGTCCCCAAATTCGTTTCTTTCGTTATGATCTCTGGATCACTCTAGATCAAAAATAACTATGACAATTGCAATGCTATTCTATTGTGGTTTTATGGTTAGTGGAAGGGTTAAACTTGATGTTTGAGAACGTACCACCTATTTAATTCTAACACTTTTAGCTTTCGAATTGTGAGTAGTAGTcctcaaaataatgaaattgcaatgagTCTCCGCCAGCTTTATTCCTGTATTAAATGTCCACGAAATATTTGGAACTTTATTATTTTGGAATGAGGTACATGTCTATGGTTCCATTTCATAAATTAACCTGATTACTTTAAATTGAAGAATAAAGTAATATATCTATGCAGTCTTTAACCAGGCcttttttaacgatattaaaCCGAAGCAATGTGTaaagggcattattcgaataataatattcggtttgcactattcggatagtagTAAGTTGTctactattcgattaaccgctctaGTATAAAGTATAAGACGAAATCACAAACAATatcatattttcgaaatatattttttggaaatatattttcattgccCTGAGTTAAGTCACTTAATGCTGATAAAGTAGACGACATTCAAAATCTCTGAACCGATGTTGCACAAATACTAGTTTAGTTGTTGAACGTAATCGGTCTAAGCCACTAGCCTTGCTACATAAGCGCTGTTATTTTCAGTAGGCATTCCATCAAATTAATCGGTATCATTTATTTACAGCATTAAGCCGCCTTAATGTACATAATCCAAAATATGATGTGCCTTCGTCACATCAGAAAAATATATTGCTGTCATCTTTTGTTTAGACTTATATACTTTACAAAACTAAATTAGGTCATTCTGCAATGGACAATGTTTcaaatataaagttaaaataatagaGCTTTGGGAGTTGAATAAATGCGTTTGCGCATGCGCTTTACGATTGCACGGCCTATCATAATATAATATCCACAAATAAGTAATGTTTCTCACAGAAGTTAGCACTCGTGCACGAGTATATTTATggataaatatttctaaattttaatgcCGTTACATAGTTGCATTCCTCAATACCGTTTGCCGAGTTCACACGAACCGGAattgtgttaaaatatatttactcaaTAAAATAGTTGCGGTTATTAACGAATGCTTTGTGTAACCAACTCAAAACCGAAGCGCttacaatgtacatacatacaacaataacTCGAAGCACAGCTAATTGCATTGTGGTAAGTCAGCTTATAAGCTTTGAGCTCAAATAGACACAGGTAATTTCCGTATGATTTATAAACTGTCTTTGTTGCATGTGAAGTTGGGTATGTCGTTGGATGAAGATGTTACATTGTGTGCCCCGaaataaactttcaaataaaattgaagacttgtaattaatatttacatatgtacatatatacaattttgaaagTTACACAGccaaatgtatgtacatgcttTGAAGATGATGAGATGATCAACGTGTGAGCTGCATTGAGTTCGTTGGATTCGTGCTAGAAGGACCTTGACATGACGCGAAGTTCACGCGATGTGGCGGTGcgatgttggaaaaaaatacCCATTTTGAATGGGCAATTTAAGTACGAGCATGTGAATAGAATTTAAGAAATCTTGAAGTGCTTTTAATTATATGAAAGCTCTGTTAAatgtcattattattattacgcttttagtaaataaaatatataaatttgtagcgagaaaaaattgtaaatcttTTCCATCTATACTGATTCAAAACACCATAACCTACTTAAGCATAGAACTAGGAGtataagttttaattaaatacttcacctaactgttgtttgtaacacctaaaactaatcgagatagacatagaattatataaatcaaaattttctacAGAGAATCACACTAGatgggtatatatgtatgcattttatttaaaaagttttgaaaagagGGAGTGGCCTCACTCTCTAGTAAGtttcttatatatttcataAGCTACTAAGGCTATATCAACatgaaaattg
This genomic interval carries:
- the LOC105220711 gene encoding GPI transamidase component PIG-S isoform X2 is translated as MEKSKAKVTTEDIADGEDKYRLFASMAFMIVVIIVGVPMWWKTTEVYRVNLPSADILSLSDKPIEIATKIAIFTFEKSRGELLVKELTEAYANNELWHPQFVQIAPFEQSLHTKTPASLENILLKAEEIKAGDFIFIEWPKLQEEVLLTAERSALIRSDTSSTRIKQVINLLLLQTHRIQQILNENHRQAVKSEAPQTEYDVVVSILNPRPDIMNAKWNVRMAVETYIAPFLKEVSQISNYTLTTQWKYQLPFEADLKQVRDSSKIGRHYALGEADLPHIITSIEKNLGVGITAKPAINLVVYITPCDIAPVHIYNRQNRQATRQKVDSFISPKWGGIIIANPPIEACLSYNTAQQPVEFYVNTNDVMQIMLYQLQKLLDINAEFNLEGVKTVALEQTAPRRWEYEAYIRRSVVMHIATASNTLQSLIKLLDNISYIVINDDVGESINDAYKKLLLAKQALAAGNLLAASDYARTAFAASEHAFFDASLLAQLYFPDEQKYAIYIPLFLPIMVPVITSFTMIRKLLTKLRNAENRLI
- the LOC105220711 gene encoding prolyl 3-hydroxylase sudestada1 isoform X1 yields the protein MEKSKAKVTTEDIADGEVAGIKNDGFTKGTVDGEPKSKVAKLSSAENIKADLTLNHSYTTPTFTAQLKAEWSSQEKQDFHDVTTDVKVFKDPFQVCLLPDLLQNKITCRQLVDEMVQKVQWSRKQMDLYEFYQSTDLSNMASCKLLTSFLQMLRRTVRPWLEALTGLKLDYVSASCSMYTCGDYLLVHDDLLKDRQIAFIYYLSPWENAEQWREEQGGCLELFNSDEHGFPLFPVKRKISPKNNQFAFFKVGARSFHQVGEVTSFDYPRLTINGWFHGASNDDLIADIMRPFEKQEFTTPVNKLPINISELLNEVYLKAQTKKSIQKRIEDNSEICLYEFLRREIFEQALEQLLHDDTLKWRREGPANAHNYEVLELDTANNAISRLISLFSSTEMFALLRDYTDLDLAGPNAAEPTYNLQLQRWSHGNYTVLGDGAICEENTLDLIYYLNASEGAAIVTYLSPEADEPLPKQRNAGSDYDDMDFDEEDDDSVLLTITPVDNALNIVYRCEGTTKFTKYVSRNTPLERGPVYVISCSYKE